From the Kallotenue papyrolyticum genome, the window CCGCCGATTTTCCGGATCGCCCCCAACAGGCGCTGGCCCAGCTCCGCCGGCAGCCCTCGTCCACCTGAATGCGACAGCCGGCATGGATCGCCGTGATCCATGCCGGCCCTGCCAACTTCACGCCTGTGGCGCTGCGCTGCCTGCCGGACGCAGGTAGCGCGTGAACCAGTCGATGATGTGGTGCATGCGGTTGACGCGCCGGAAGGGTTGTCCCGAACGCGGCAGCTCGTGGCACTCGCCGGGGAAGCGCACAAATTTGACCGGCACGCCCAGCACCACCAGCGCGGTATAGAGCTGCTCGGCCTGCTCGATCGGGCAGCGATGATCCTCCTCCTGGTGCAGGATCAGCGTAGGCGTTTTGACGTTCTGCACATAGCGAATCGGCGACTTGGCCATCAGCAGCTCTTCGTCGGTCCAGGGCAGTCCACCAAATTCGTCGCGGCTGAACTCCGGACCAATATCGCTGGTACCCGCGAACGAAAGTAGGTTGCTGATCGAACGCTGTGTGCAGGCTGCGGCGAAGCGATCGGTATGCGTGATGATCCAGTTGGTCATGTAGCCGCCGTAGGAGCCGCCCATGATGCCCATGCGCGCCGGATCGACCCAGTCCCAGCTCGCCGCTAGGTCGGCCGCGGCCATGATATCCGCGTAGTCCTTCTCGCCGAAGTGCCGGCGCACCGCGTCGGCAAATTCCTCGCCATAGGAGGACGAGCCGCGCGGGTTGGTGAAGAACAGCGCGAAGCCCGCCGCCACCAGCGCCTGGAACTCGTGGAAGAAGGCGTTGCCATAGGCGCTGTGCGGGCCGCCATGCACATAGATGATCAGGGGATGGCGCGCACCCTCCCCACCCGCGGGCCGCAGCACCCAGCCTTCCAGATCCCAGTCGTCGGCGCCTTTGAAGCGCACCGGCTGCGGCGCATGAACAGCGTAGGTGTTGAAAAAGGCGTCGCCGGCGCGTGAACGACGTTGGAGCGCGCCATCCGGCGTCAGGGTATAGACCTCGCCGGAGCGCGCGTTGGTCTCGCCCACGAACGCGATCGTCGCGCCGCGCTGCGTGAAGCCCACTACCGACAGAGCGGAGGTGGCGATCGGCTCAGGCGCGCCACCCGCCAGCGGCACGTGGTACAGCCCGGCATGCCCGCGCACCAGCGCCGCAACGGTCAGCCCATCGCGCTCGTTCCACACCGGCTCGCGCGGATGGGCGCCCAGGTGGCTGTCGCCGCCCGGCATGTCACCGATGTCGCCGTCAAAGCCCTCAGTTAGACAACGCGGCACACGTTGTTGGAGATCGATGGTCCACAGCCGCGCGACCGAGGCATTGCCGCGCCGCCGGTCGTGGCCAATGAAGGCGAGCTGCCGACCATCCGGACTCCAGACCGGGCTGCCCAACGAGAGCGTGCCGGGCGTGATCCGTTCGGGCGTGCCACCCTCCGCCGCCAGCACGAAGATGTCGTTGATCCAGACATATTCAGGCGTGTCCTCGTTTTGGGAGACAAACGCCAGCCGCTCGCCATCCGGACTCCAGGTGATGTCGGAGAGATCGCGCGGCCAGTCGGTCAGACGCGTCAGCTGCGTGCCGTCGAGCCGCACGCGGTAGATCTGCGCGCGACGCGGGTCGAACAGGCCCTGGCCATCGAACTTGAAGGGTAGCCGTCCCTCGTACACCTTTTCGTCGTGTTCGATCTCGCGCTGGCGCTCCTCCTCGCTGCGATGGCCCCTGGACAGCAGCGCGAAGAGCGCGCCTGAAGGATGCCAGTCGTAGTCGATGACGCCCTCGGAGAGCTGATCAGGCGTAGTAACCGGACGCGCCTCGCCGCCATCCAGCGACAGCACGTAGAGCTGCGGCTGGTCGCCCTCGCGCGTAGAAAGAAAGGCCAGCATGCGCCCATCCGGCGACCAGCGCGGCGCCGAGTCGCTGCCCTTGGCGGCGTAGGTCAGCCGGCGCGGTTCGGCCTGCGGCCCCTCGCTGAGATAGATCGCGCTGCGATAACCTTTGCGCTTTTTGCCGTCCTTTTCGATCTCTTCGACCCAGTGCTCGACATAGGCGACACGCCGGCCATCCGGCGCCAGGCGCACGTCGGAGACCCAGCGCAACTCATAGAGCGACTCCGGGGTGACAGGTTTCCGTTCGCTCACAATATCCCTCCATGACTATGCCCGTACGCTTCTATCCTAACATAAGAATATGAGCATACGCGCAACGCAAACGGAAGGACTCGCCCCTCCCGCTTGATCGAAGCGGCCTGTCGGCTTGGCGCTCAGGTACCCTGTGACGCGGCCGGCTCCAGATCATCGCGCAGCAGCGCCATGCCCAGCCCCAGCACGCCCCACAACAGCGCGGCCATGTGCGAGAACTCGATGTTGAAGAAGTAGTGATCCAGCAGGCCGACCGCCAGCGCCGTAAGCACGCCGGCCTGCACGCCCAACAGCATCGAAGCGCGTTCGTCGTCCAGGCGGCGCAGCGCACGCAGCGTGATCACAAAGAACGCAAGCATGATGCCCAGAAACAGCGCCAGTCCGGTCAGGCCGATGCGCTGGCCCATGGCCAGGTAGATCGAGGAAACACCGGTGACCAGTCCCAGCTCAGGCGCCTGGCCAAAGCCCACGCCGAAGATCGGGTAGCGGCGGATGATCTCGATCGCGTTGCGAAACTCGGCCAGTCGCATCTGGTTGGCCTGATCTTGGAAGCGAATGCCTTCGATCACGCGTTCCACGAAGGCTTCGCCCAGGCCGAAGCCGAGGTAGGCCACCGCGCCGCCCAGCGCCGCCGCGCCGATCAGCCACCACAGCCGCCGCTCGCGCACGATCGCCAGGTAGATCAGCGCCACCAGCAGGCCGCCCAGCGCCGCGCGCGAGTAGGTCAGAAACACACAGACCGCCATCAGCGCCGCCGCGCCGCCCAGCAGCCAGCGCGGCAACAACGGACGCCGCGCCCAGAGCTGCGCCGCCGTCAGCGCGCCGAGCAGTGCCAGCGCGCCGCCGAAACTGTTGGGATCGACCGCCGTGCCGATCGCGCGCTCCAGCCCATTGGGATCATCTTCCACATAGCGCAGGACGCGGCCCGCGGTG encodes:
- a CDS encoding prolyl oligopeptidase family serine peptidase, which produces MSERKPVTPESLYELRWVSDVRLAPDGRRVAYVEHWVEEIEKDGKKRKGYRSAIYLSEGPQAEPRRLTYAAKGSDSAPRWSPDGRMLAFLSTREGDQPQLYVLSLDGGEARPVTTPDQLSEGVIDYDWHPSGALFALLSRGHRSEEERQREIEHDEKVYEGRLPFKFDGQGLFDPRRAQIYRVRLDGTQLTRLTDWPRDLSDITWSPDGERLAFVSQNEDTPEYVWINDIFVLAAEGGTPERITPGTLSLGSPVWSPDGRQLAFIGHDRRRGNASVARLWTIDLQQRVPRCLTEGFDGDIGDMPGGDSHLGAHPREPVWNERDGLTVAALVRGHAGLYHVPLAGGAPEPIATSALSVVGFTQRGATIAFVGETNARSGEVYTLTPDGALQRRSRAGDAFFNTYAVHAPQPVRFKGADDWDLEGWVLRPAGGEGARHPLIIYVHGGPHSAYGNAFFHEFQALVAAGFALFFTNPRGSSSYGEEFADAVRRHFGEKDYADIMAAADLAASWDWVDPARMGIMGGSYGGYMTNWIITHTDRFAAACTQRSISNLLSFAGTSDIGPEFSRDEFGGLPWTDEELLMAKSPIRYVQNVKTPTLILHQEEDHRCPIEQAEQLYTALVVLGVPVKFVRFPGECHELPRSGQPFRRVNRMHHIIDWFTRYLRPAGSAAPQA
- a CDS encoding O-antigen ligase family protein, with product MHLSPRSERPHSAAWRARVLRHPLVLLLACLLCGLVAGAAVSFAPFWLAFAALAALIVGVALARSADAALALVLVVALVLPFGALPFKIAITPTFLELACIALLGSVVLRVLANPELDLRISALGGALLAWLGLTLFALVLGAGGLPDNLTLHNYVKFVLGVLVFFGALNVARTRAQLRLAMRVLIVSGALAALIGLGLYALNDATALRLLVALGRVGYPTAGRVLRYVEDDPNGLERAIGTAVDPNSFGGALALLGALTAAQLWARRPLLPRWLLGGAAALMAVCVFLTYSRAALGGLLVALIYLAIVRERRLWWLIGAAALGGAVAYLGFGLGEAFVERVIEGIRFQDQANQMRLAEFRNAIEIIRRYPIFGVGFGQAPELGLVTGVSSIYLAMGQRIGLTGLALFLGIMLAFFVITLRALRRLDDERASMLLGVQAGVLTALAVGLLDHYFFNIEFSHMAALLWGVLGLGMALLRDDLEPAASQGT